From Chloroflexota bacterium, the proteins below share one genomic window:
- a CDS encoding transposase, which translates to MTDPPRQRANKQKGHGTYENDRPPIIGTVGRDSGQVRLRVVKHTDSKTLKKHVAQFTLPHAIANTDEWNGYNQIDRQRVTVNHGEHEWARDDDGDGIREVHINTTEGLWTGIRNYLRPFRGVNKNRLSGYVAMCEHSVNLKRITPKFIAALVRCK; encoded by the coding sequence TTGACTGATCCTCCGCGACAGCGCGCCAACAAACAAAAAGGGCACGGCACCTACGAAAACGATCGTCCGCCCATCATCGGGACGGTTGGCCGCGATAGTGGTCAAGTGCGATTGCGCGTGGTCAAGCACACGGATAGCAAAACCTTAAAGAAACACGTGGCTCAATTCACGTTACCCCATGCCATAGCCAATACGGATGAATGGAATGGCTATAATCAAATTGATCGCCAACGGGTCACGGTGAATCATGGTGAGCACGAATGGGCACGCGATGATGATGGCGATGGCATTCGTGAGGTTCACATCAACACGACGGAAGGCTTGTGGACTGGGATTCGAAATTATCTGCGTCCCTTTCGCGGTGTGAACAAGAATCGTCTGTCCGGTTACGTCGCCATGTGCGAACACAGTGTTAACCTAAAACGTATCACACCCAAGTTCATCGCCGCGTTAGTTCGTTGCAAGTAG